The following are encoded together in the Oceanobacillus zhaokaii genome:
- a CDS encoding DUF1146 family protein, whose protein sequence is MFSIGQSALISIFSHLIFIYITWRLVIVMNFDPIIRKGHSTEGRIFLLFLSIVIGTGVSKFFLDILQWSGQLVFLF, encoded by the coding sequence ATGTTTTCTATTGGACAATCAGCATTGATAAGTATATTCTCACACCTAATATTTATTTATATCACTTGGCGTTTAGTCATTGTCATGAATTTCGATCCAATTATTAGAAAGGGACACTCAACAGAGGGAAGAATCTTTTTGTTGTTTCTTTCGATTGTAATTGGAACTGGTGTAAGTAAATTTTTCCTGGATATTTTACAATGGTCAGGACAATTAGTATTTCTGTTTTAA
- a CDS encoding F0F1 ATP synthase subunit epsilon encodes MKTLTVSVVTPSGPVLEDDFEMVVCKAENGEIGILPDHIPLVAPLSISAVRLKRDGEERHIAVSGGIMEVSANKVTILAQSAEKPASIDVGRAKEAKARAERRLQSKQDNIDYLRAELALKRAINRLEISGDK; translated from the coding sequence CTGAAAACTCTAACAGTGAGTGTTGTTACTCCTAGTGGTCCAGTTTTGGAAGACGATTTTGAAATGGTTGTCTGTAAAGCAGAAAATGGCGAAATTGGTATTTTACCAGATCATATCCCATTAGTTGCTCCTCTATCCATTTCTGCCGTTCGTTTGAAACGCGATGGTGAAGAAAGACACATTGCAGTTAGTGGCGGAATTATGGAGGTAAGTGCGAATAAGGTAACAATTCTTGCACAATCTGCGGAAAAACCAGCTTCAATAGATGTCGGGCGTGCAAAGGAAGCAAAAGCACGGGCAGAACGCCGTTTACAGTCTAAACAGGACAATATTGACTACTTACGGGCGGAATTAGCACTCAAACGAGCAATAAATCGATTGGAAATTAGCGGAGACAAGTAG